In the genome of Actinomadura graeca, one region contains:
- a CDS encoding ABC transporter permease subunit — MIWLTLRQFRVQALIAAGGLAVLAAVLTATGPGLSDDYANGLAACTAQGDCTRFSTRFFDERRAYFFGLASLVIVVPGLIGAFWGAPIITRELESGTHRLVWNQSVSRTRWLSVKLGLVAAVAMAAAGLACLAVALWSDPLDEAAGKRLPRLSPLMFDARGIAPIGYAAFAFALGVTVGVLVRRTLPAMAITLAVFALVQIAVPQLVRPDLIPPKRATITITPENVNDLSLTPDGMSVSAGLADPEAWTLSSHTVDASGRQVRWLPRAAACQPPAVRPADGKPPGPDPRCFAEIARLGYRQQITYHPGSRFWALQWRETGLFALIAAGLSGFCFFWVRRRLS; from the coding sequence ATGATCTGGCTGACACTGCGCCAGTTCCGCGTCCAGGCCCTGATCGCCGCGGGCGGCCTGGCGGTCCTCGCCGCCGTCCTCACGGCCACCGGCCCGGGCCTGTCCGACGACTACGCGAACGGGCTCGCCGCCTGCACCGCCCAGGGCGACTGCACCCGGTTCAGCACGCGGTTCTTCGACGAGCGCCGCGCCTACTTCTTCGGCCTGGCCTCGCTCGTGATCGTCGTCCCGGGGCTGATCGGCGCCTTCTGGGGCGCGCCGATCATCACCCGCGAGCTGGAGTCGGGCACCCACCGGCTGGTGTGGAACCAGAGCGTCAGCCGCACCCGCTGGCTGTCGGTCAAGCTCGGCCTGGTCGCCGCCGTCGCCATGGCCGCCGCCGGCCTCGCCTGCCTCGCCGTCGCCCTGTGGTCGGATCCCCTGGACGAGGCCGCCGGCAAGCGCCTGCCGCGCCTGTCACCGCTGATGTTCGACGCGCGCGGCATCGCGCCCATCGGGTACGCGGCGTTCGCGTTCGCGCTCGGCGTCACCGTGGGCGTCCTCGTCCGCCGGACGCTGCCCGCCATGGCGATCACCCTCGCCGTCTTCGCCCTCGTCCAGATCGCCGTCCCGCAGCTGGTCCGCCCGGACCTCATCCCGCCGAAGCGGGCCACGATCACGATCACGCCCGAGAACGTCAACGACCTGTCGCTGACCCCCGACGGCATGTCGGTGTCGGCGGGCCTCGCGGACCCCGAGGCATGGACGCTCTCCAGCCACACCGTCGACGCGTCCGGCCGGCAGGTCAGGTGGCTGCCCCGCGCGGCGGCCTGCCAGCCCCCGGCGGTCAGGCCGGCCGACGGGAAGCCGCCCGGCCCCGACCCGCGCTGCTTCGCCGAGATCGCCCGCCTCGGCTACCGGCAGCAGATCACCTACCACCCGGGCAGCCGCTTCTGGGCCCTCCAGTGGAGGGAGACCGGGCTGTTCGCCCTGATCGCCGCGGGCCTGTCGGGTTTCTGCTTCTTCTGGGTCCGCCGCCGTCTGTCCTGA
- a CDS encoding ABC transporter ATP-binding protein — protein sequence MSAVLKAQGLGKRYGRRWALSDCTLEIPPGRVVGLVGPNGAGKTTLLNLAVGQLAPSAGAIEVLGGRPASGPRQLAKVGFVAQDTPTYAGLSVDDHLRLGARLNPGWDGALARERIGRLGLDPSRKAGRLSGGQRAQLALTLGVAKRPELLILDEPVAALDPLARREFLSGLMEAATEHSLSVILSSHLVSDLERVCDHLIVLVDSRVRVAGDVDDLLASHHRLSGPRRDPARLPAGQEVVTASHTDRQSTLLVRSEGAIHDPAWTVGQVGLEDLVLAYMTPKTPDRPALEALR from the coding sequence GTGAGCGCCGTCCTGAAGGCCCAGGGGCTGGGCAAGAGGTACGGCAGGCGCTGGGCGCTGTCGGACTGCACGCTGGAGATCCCGCCCGGCCGGGTCGTGGGCCTGGTCGGCCCGAACGGCGCGGGCAAGACGACGCTGCTGAACCTGGCGGTCGGGCAGCTCGCCCCGTCCGCGGGCGCCATCGAGGTGCTCGGCGGACGGCCCGCGAGCGGCCCCCGCCAGCTCGCCAAGGTCGGGTTCGTCGCGCAGGACACCCCCACCTACGCCGGGCTGAGCGTCGACGACCACCTCAGGCTCGGCGCCCGCCTCAACCCCGGGTGGGACGGCGCGCTCGCCCGCGAGCGGATCGGGCGCCTCGGCCTCGACCCGTCCCGCAAGGCCGGGAGGCTGTCGGGCGGCCAGCGCGCGCAGCTCGCGCTCACCCTCGGCGTCGCCAAACGGCCCGAGCTGCTGATCCTGGACGAGCCCGTCGCCGCCCTCGACCCGCTCGCCCGCCGCGAGTTCCTCTCCGGGCTCATGGAGGCCGCCACCGAGCACTCCCTGAGCGTGATCCTGTCCTCGCACCTGGTGTCGGACCTGGAACGGGTCTGCGACCACCTCATCGTGCTCGTGGACTCCCGCGTCCGCGTCGCCGGAGACGTGGACGACCTGCTGGCCTCCCACCACCGGCTCAGCGGGCCCCGCCGCGACCCCGCGCGGCTCCCGGCGGGCCAGGAGGTCGTCACCGCCAGCCACACCGACCGCCAGAGCACACTGCTCGTCCGCTCCGAGGGCGCGATCCACGACCCCGCCTGGACGGTCGGGCAGGTCGGCCTGGAAGACCTCGTCCTCGCCTACATGACCCCGAAGACCCCCGACCGCCCCGCCCTGGAGGCCCTCCGATGA
- a CDS encoding GntR family transcriptional regulator has product MIEFHLDAGSGVSPYLQLVRQVRHALRLDLLREGDQLPTVKDVVAQLAINPNTVLKAYRELEHEGLVAARPGVGTFVTRTLADASLAAHGPLRQDLRRWLAKARLAGLDDESIEALFMTTFRSGAQEDIA; this is encoded by the coding sequence ATGATCGAGTTCCATCTGGACGCCGGCTCGGGGGTCTCCCCGTATCTGCAGCTCGTCCGCCAGGTGCGGCACGCGCTCCGGCTCGACCTGCTGCGGGAGGGCGACCAGCTCCCGACCGTCAAGGACGTGGTCGCGCAGCTGGCGATCAACCCGAACACCGTCCTGAAGGCGTACCGGGAGCTGGAGCACGAGGGCCTCGTCGCGGCGCGGCCCGGCGTCGGCACGTTCGTCACGCGGACGCTCGCCGACGCCTCGCTCGCCGCGCACGGGCCCCTGCGCCAGGACCTGCGGCGCTGGCTGGCCAAGGCGCGCCTCGCCGGGCTGGACGACGAGAGCATCGAGGCGCTGTTCATGACGACCTTTCGGTCCGGCGCTCAGGAGGACATAGCGTGA
- a CDS encoding helix-turn-helix domain-containing protein, translating to MKDDAEPVILDDPGRIKALSHPLRRRILHRLRVHGPATSTTIGEVLGANTGTTSYHLRQLEKHGFIEEVPERSGGRERWWRPAGQRDLRMPPPEALAPQDRPVLAELLRAGHAEDMEILARLPAGYEREPAWARLSRGFAHMTEEGLAAFFEDYVALLHRHAHGPEDAPPGARPLHIRLFSLPADET from the coding sequence ATGAAGGACGATGCCGAGCCCGTCATCCTCGACGACCCGGGGCGGATCAAGGCCCTGAGCCACCCCCTGCGGCGCCGGATCCTGCACCGGCTGCGCGTGCACGGCCCGGCCACGTCCACGACCATCGGCGAGGTGCTCGGCGCCAACACCGGGACGACCAGCTATCACCTGCGCCAGCTGGAGAAGCACGGCTTCATCGAGGAGGTCCCCGAGCGCTCGGGCGGCCGGGAGCGCTGGTGGCGCCCGGCCGGGCAGCGCGACCTGCGGATGCCCCCGCCGGAGGCGCTCGCCCCGCAGGACCGTCCCGTCCTCGCCGAGCTGCTGCGCGCCGGGCACGCCGAGGACATGGAGATCCTCGCCCGGCTCCCCGCCGGATACGAGCGCGAGCCCGCCTGGGCGCGGCTCTCGCGCGGTTTCGCCCACATGACCGAGGAGGGCCTCGCCGCGTTCTTCGAGGACTACGTCGCCCTGCTGCACCGGCACGCGCACGGGCCCGAGGACGCGCCGCCCGGCGCCCGCCCCCTCCACATCCGCCTCTTCTCGCTTCCCGCCGACGAGACGTGA
- the deoC gene encoding deoxyribose-phosphate aldolase translates to MSTETLTGAAGLRAFLDGLPGVDQVGAEERAARLASRSIKTTAKAEAIDLAVSMVDLTTLEGADTPGKVRALCAKAARPDPSDPSVPKVAAVCVYPDMVEVAVTALAGTGIGVASVATAFPSGRAPLAAKLADTRAAVEAGASEIDMVIDRGAFLAGDLAKVFEEIVAVKDACGGAHLKVILETGELATLDNVRRASWLAMRAGADFIKTSTGKVAPAATLPVTLVMLEAVRDHRAETGRQVGVKPAGGIKTTKDAVRYLVLVNETAGPDWLTPRWFRLGASSVLNDLLMQRRKLSTGVYAGPDYFTLD, encoded by the coding sequence GTGTCAACGGAGACCCTCACCGGCGCCGCCGGACTGCGCGCGTTCCTGGACGGGCTCCCCGGCGTCGACCAGGTCGGCGCGGAGGAGCGGGCGGCGCGGCTCGCGTCGCGCTCGATCAAGACCACGGCGAAGGCCGAGGCCATCGACCTCGCCGTGTCGATGGTCGACCTGACCACCCTGGAGGGCGCGGACACGCCCGGGAAGGTGCGCGCCCTGTGCGCCAAGGCCGCCCGCCCCGACCCGTCCGACCCGTCCGTCCCGAAGGTCGCGGCGGTGTGCGTGTACCCCGACATGGTCGAGGTGGCGGTGACGGCGCTCGCCGGGACGGGCATCGGCGTCGCGAGCGTCGCGACCGCGTTCCCGTCCGGCCGGGCGCCGCTGGCGGCCAAGCTCGCCGACACCCGGGCCGCCGTCGAGGCGGGCGCGAGCGAGATCGACATGGTCATCGACCGGGGCGCGTTCCTGGCCGGTGACCTGGCGAAGGTGTTCGAGGAGATCGTCGCGGTGAAGGACGCCTGCGGCGGCGCCCACCTGAAGGTGATCCTGGAGACCGGGGAGCTCGCCACGCTGGACAACGTGCGGCGCGCGTCGTGGCTGGCGATGCGCGCGGGCGCCGACTTCATCAAGACCTCCACCGGCAAGGTCGCGCCCGCCGCGACGCTGCCGGTCACCCTGGTCATGCTGGAGGCCGTCCGCGACCACCGCGCCGAGACCGGGCGGCAGGTCGGCGTCAAACCGGCCGGTGGCATCAAGACCACCAAGGACGCCGTCCGGTACCTGGTGCTGGTGAACGAGACCGCCGGGCCGGACTGGCTGACCCCGCGCTGGTTCCGGCTCGGGGCGTCCAGCGTCCTGAACGACCTGCTGATGCAGCGCCGCAAGCTCTCCACCGGGGTGTACGCCGGTCCCGACTACTTCACCCTGGACTGA
- a CDS encoding aldehyde dehydrogenase family protein, with protein sequence MVFEYAPAPESAAIVDIRPSYGLFIGGEFTDGHGEPFKSVNPSDETVLADIARADEQDVDRAVKAARTAFDTVWAPMPGAERAKYLYRIARIVQERSRELAVLESIDNGKPIRESRDVDVPLAAAHFFYHAGWADKLAHAGFGPDPRPVGVAGQVIPWNFPLLMLAWKIAPALACGNTVVLKPAETTPLTALLFADICRQADLPPGVVNIVTGAGETGRALVEHPGVDKVAFTGSTEVGRQIARSAAGTGKRLTLELGGKAANIVYADAALDQAVEGIVNGIFFNQGHVCCAGSRLLVQEPAAAEVMDRLKARMATLRVGDPLDKNTDVGAVNSAAQLQRIEELARAGEEEGAERWSPPCELPAQGFWFAPTVFTNVAQSHRIAQEEIFGPVLSVLTFRTPDEAVAKANNTPYGLSAGIWTEKGSRILWTAQRLRAGVVWANTFNKFDPASPFGGYKESGFGREGGRHGLEGYLDA encoded by the coding sequence ATGGTCTTCGAGTACGCGCCCGCCCCCGAGTCCGCGGCGATCGTCGACATCCGCCCGTCCTACGGGCTGTTCATCGGCGGGGAGTTCACCGACGGGCACGGTGAGCCGTTCAAGTCCGTCAACCCGTCCGACGAGACCGTCCTCGCCGACATCGCCCGCGCCGACGAGCAGGACGTGGACCGCGCGGTGAAGGCGGCCCGCACCGCGTTCGACACCGTGTGGGCGCCGATGCCGGGCGCCGAGCGCGCCAAGTACCTGTACCGGATCGCGCGGATCGTCCAGGAACGGTCCCGCGAGCTCGCGGTGCTGGAGTCGATCGACAACGGCAAGCCGATCCGCGAGTCGCGGGACGTCGACGTGCCGCTCGCGGCGGCGCACTTCTTCTACCACGCCGGATGGGCCGACAAGCTCGCGCACGCCGGGTTCGGGCCCGACCCGCGCCCGGTGGGGGTGGCGGGCCAGGTGATCCCGTGGAACTTCCCGCTGCTCATGCTCGCCTGGAAGATCGCCCCCGCGCTGGCGTGCGGGAACACGGTCGTGCTCAAGCCCGCCGAGACGACCCCGCTCACCGCGCTGCTGTTCGCCGACATCTGCCGGCAGGCCGACCTGCCGCCCGGCGTCGTCAACATCGTCACCGGCGCCGGCGAGACCGGGCGGGCGCTGGTGGAGCACCCCGGCGTGGACAAGGTCGCCTTCACCGGCTCCACCGAGGTCGGACGCCAGATAGCGCGGTCGGCCGCGGGCACCGGCAAGCGGCTCACACTGGAGCTCGGCGGCAAGGCGGCCAACATCGTGTACGCCGACGCGGCCCTGGACCAGGCCGTCGAGGGCATCGTCAACGGCATCTTCTTCAACCAGGGCCACGTGTGCTGCGCCGGATCCCGGCTGCTCGTGCAGGAGCCGGCCGCCGCCGAGGTCATGGACCGGCTCAAGGCCCGCATGGCCACCCTGCGGGTCGGCGACCCGCTGGACAAGAACACCGACGTCGGCGCCGTCAACTCCGCGGCCCAGCTCCAGCGGATCGAGGAACTGGCCCGCGCGGGGGAGGAGGAGGGCGCCGAACGCTGGTCGCCCCCCTGTGAGCTGCCCGCGCAGGGGTTCTGGTTCGCGCCGACGGTCTTCACGAACGTCGCGCAGTCGCACCGCATCGCCCAGGAGGAGATCTTCGGGCCGGTGCTGTCGGTGCTGACGTTCCGCACGCCCGACGAGGCCGTCGCCAAGGCCAACAACACCCCGTACGGGCTGTCCGCCGGGATCTGGACCGAGAAGGGCTCCCGGATCCTGTGGACGGCGCAGCGGCTGCGCGCCGGAGTGGTGTGGGCCAACACCTTCAACAAGTTCGACCCGGCCTCCCCGTTCGGCGGCTACAAGGAATCGGGGTTCGGCCGCGAGGGCGGACGCCATGGACTGGAGGGCTACCTCGATGCCTGA
- a CDS encoding aldehyde dehydrogenase family protein — protein sequence MDWRATSMPDRLSVRKTYKLYIGGAFPRSESGRSYPVSDAKGNFVANASQASRKDARDAVVAARKAFGGWSSRTAYNRGQILYRVAEMLEGRRAQFVDELRQAGLGKSQAAAETDAAIDRWVWYAGWADKLAAVTGSSNPVSGPFFNFSTPEPAGVVAVVAPDSPLLGLVSTVAPAIVSGNTAVVVASEPAPLPAVTLAEVLATSDLPGGVVNILTGRRAELAPWLASHMDVNAIDLTGAADGDVRALQQAAAGNLKRVLRSTPGDWTDAPGTGRMTAFLETKTVWHPAGI from the coding sequence ATGGACTGGAGGGCTACCTCGATGCCTGACCGGCTGAGCGTCCGCAAGACCTACAAGCTGTACATCGGCGGCGCGTTCCCGCGCTCGGAGTCCGGGAGGTCGTACCCGGTGAGCGACGCCAAGGGGAACTTCGTGGCCAACGCCTCGCAGGCGTCCCGCAAGGACGCCAGGGACGCGGTCGTCGCCGCCCGCAAGGCGTTCGGCGGCTGGTCGTCCCGCACGGCCTACAACCGCGGCCAGATCCTCTACCGCGTCGCCGAGATGCTGGAGGGACGCCGCGCGCAGTTCGTCGACGAGCTGCGCCAGGCGGGCCTCGGCAAGTCCCAGGCCGCCGCGGAGACGGACGCGGCGATCGACCGGTGGGTGTGGTACGCGGGGTGGGCCGACAAGCTCGCCGCCGTCACCGGCTCCTCCAATCCCGTCTCCGGGCCGTTCTTCAACTTCTCCACCCCCGAACCGGCCGGGGTCGTCGCGGTCGTCGCGCCCGACTCGCCGCTGCTCGGCCTCGTCTCGACGGTCGCCCCGGCGATCGTGTCCGGCAACACCGCCGTCGTGGTCGCCTCCGAGCCCGCGCCGCTCCCGGCGGTCACGCTCGCCGAGGTCCTCGCCACCTCCGACCTGCCCGGCGGCGTCGTCAACATCCTCACCGGCCGCCGCGCCGAGCTGGCGCCCTGGCTCGCCTCGCACATGGACGTCAACGCCATCGACCTCACCGGCGCCGCGGACGGCGACGTCCGGGCGCTCCAGCAGGCCGCCGCGGGCAACCTCAAGCGCGTCCTGCGCTCCACCCCCGGAGACTGGACGGACGCGCCCGGCACGGGTCG